One Granulicella sp. 5B5 DNA window includes the following coding sequences:
- the sthA gene encoding Si-specific NAD(P)(+) transhydrogenase — protein sequence MANVYDLIVIGSGPAGQRAAIYGAKLGKKVALVEMREVVGGACINTGTIPSKTMREAVLHLSGYNYKSIYGMNYRVKEKITMADLAFRVQHVIKTEVDVTEAQLSRNNIEMLVGVASFEDATHVKVTNTKGSTVYEAANILIATGTKPASSPKVPINGTSIVNSDLVLNLPTLPSTMIIVGGGVIGVEYCCMFAALGVRVTLIERRPRLLEFADQEIVEALSYHLRDARVTMRLNEEVESVEEIDGKVVANLESKKKLQGDALLYAVGRQGNVDELNLSNAGIEADNRGRIPVDKDFQTKTPHVYAVGDVIGFPSLASVSMEQGRIAAARAFGDTSIVSNPSFYPYGIYTIPEISFIGKTEEQLTEEDVPYEVGVAYYREIARGQIRGDTTGRLKIIFHRETHYLLGVHIIGEGASELLHIGQAVMALGGKLEYFVETVFNYPTLAECYKVAAFNGLNRVAKLD from the coding sequence GAAGGTGGCACTGGTGGAGATGCGCGAGGTGGTGGGCGGCGCGTGCATCAATACTGGAACGATCCCGTCGAAGACGATGCGCGAGGCCGTGCTGCACCTGTCGGGGTACAACTACAAGTCGATCTATGGGATGAACTACCGGGTGAAGGAAAAGATCACGATGGCGGACCTGGCGTTCCGGGTGCAGCACGTGATCAAGACCGAGGTCGATGTGACCGAGGCGCAGCTCTCGCGGAACAACATCGAGATGCTGGTGGGTGTGGCGAGTTTTGAAGATGCGACCCATGTGAAGGTGACCAATACCAAGGGTTCGACGGTGTATGAGGCGGCGAATATTTTGATCGCGACGGGCACGAAGCCCGCGAGCTCGCCGAAGGTGCCGATCAATGGCACGTCGATTGTGAACAGCGACCTGGTGCTGAACCTGCCGACGCTGCCTTCGACAATGATTATTGTGGGCGGCGGCGTGATCGGGGTGGAGTACTGTTGCATGTTCGCGGCGCTGGGTGTGCGGGTGACGCTGATTGAGCGGCGACCGCGGCTGCTGGAGTTCGCGGACCAGGAGATTGTGGAGGCGCTGAGCTATCACCTGCGGGATGCGCGCGTGACGATGCGGCTGAACGAAGAGGTGGAGTCGGTGGAGGAGATCGACGGCAAGGTTGTGGCAAACCTTGAGAGCAAGAAGAAGCTGCAGGGCGATGCGCTGCTGTATGCCGTGGGACGCCAGGGCAATGTGGATGAGCTGAACCTGTCGAATGCGGGCATCGAGGCTGACAATCGCGGGCGCATCCCGGTGGACAAGGACTTTCAGACGAAGACGCCGCATGTGTATGCGGTGGGCGATGTGATCGGGTTCCCGTCGCTGGCGTCGGTGAGCATGGAGCAGGGGCGGATTGCGGCGGCGCGGGCGTTTGGCGATACGAGCATTGTGAGCAACCCAAGCTTCTATCCGTATGGGATTTATACGATCCCGGAGATCAGCTTTATCGGCAAGACCGAGGAGCAGCTGACGGAAGAGGATGTGCCGTACGAGGTGGGTGTGGCCTATTATCGCGAGATTGCTCGTGGGCAGATCCGCGGCGATACGACGGGGCGGCTGAAGATCATCTTCCACCGCGAGACGCATTACCTGCTGGGCGTGCATATTATCGGCGAGGGCGCGAGCGAACTGCTGCATATTGGGCAGGCCGTGATGGCGCTGGGCGGCAAGCTGGAGTACTTCGTGGAGACGGTGTTCAACTATCCGACGCTGGCTGAGTGCTACAAGGTGGCTGCGTTCAATGGGTTGAACCGCGTGGCGAAGCTGGATTGA